A single window of Fischerella sp. PCC 9605 DNA harbors:
- a CDS encoding response regulator produces MKILIVEDDELVTHVLAAVLTNHNYAVEVALDGQAAWDLIQTFDYDLILLDVILPQIDGITLCRQIRSRGLRMPILLLTGCDSSHEKAIGLDAGADDYLVKPFDEEELVARIRALLRRGSLVSQPVLEWGDLRLDPTSCEVTYAGELLSLTPKEYALLELLLRNSRRVFSCGMILEHLWSYEDTPGEEAVRTHIKGLRQKLKVVGAPGDLIETVYGIGYRLKPRKEEGEKGRGGEGENVRISPSPISEETQQQTIFAIAEVWNRFKGKIEKQVALLEQAAGAAKCKALNQKLRKQALQEAHTLAGSLGTFGFSVGSKLARKIERLLKANKALNADETTQLLEWVQQLRQDIERHDQTAQSSLPNEDEHPLLLVVDSDRVLAEQIQQESANSDFRVAIATNIETARNKLYREHPTVVLLDPNVSPDPEDSFSLLAELKQRKPPVPVLVFTEESNFSNRLQVARNGGHSFLPKPMPVSQVLEAVTQVLQEAPHAEAHILAVDDDPKIGALLQILLKPWGIKVTTLEEPRHFWETLQTVEPDLLILDVELPEISGIEICQVVRNDPHWSELPILFLTVHSDADIVNQVFAVGADDFVSKPIVGPELVTRIVNRLERIKLRRRMSETYPRITEESNGRHGDAQTEAKLNTRIRQQATVAQLGQSALLGKDLSSLMDEAVTLVAENLGVEYCKLLELLPDGSSLLLRSGVGWREGLVGQAIINLDSSSAGYTLQVQQPIIIEHLPTETRFQGSFLLREHGVISGLSVPIPKRNGSYGVLGAYTSKKQTFTQRDIHFVQSIANVLSAALERKHTEQALRQAKDELELRVAERTAELTRINEQLQLELNQRQRAQEELRNSQARFAGIVAIADNAIISIDGNQRITLFNQGAEKIFGYTAQEVLGQPLDLLLPLKYIEAHRQYVADFGRSAKVARRMGERREIYGRRKDGTEFPAEASISKLKLGEETVYTVYLQDISDRKQIERMKDEFVSIVSHELRTPLTSIHGSLGMLASGLIKPDSEQGKRLLQIAVDSTERLVRLINDILDIERIESGKVKMEKQTCNVVDLIAEAVNVMQPLADKAGVSLSVSSLSQQIWADPDRIVQTLTNLLSNAIKFSPAGSTVWLSTELGNGQGARGIEHRKDPMPNSQCPIPNAQFPTPYVLFQVKDTGRGIPIDKIESIFERFQQVDSSDARNHDGTGLGLAICKSIVQQHGGRIWVDSELGKGSSFYFSLPILKFSDTSDLEPSTSDKLPLVLVCDDDPEIRKELRTLLEKRHYRVVTVADGEEAIAAASSQRPDLILLDLLMPDMNGWETMAVLKERVDTQDIPIIICSVCTPTDTNQPNQDFVNWVSKPLEESLLVQSLRQALTNSSKRVRVLLVEDDPGLAEVLQTLFELHDIATVHAKTGREAIRLSQEVNPDLLILDLILPEGDGFAVVEWLQQHNQLCKIPLMIYSARELEESERQRLKLGHTEFLKKGQVTPQEFEHRVMNLLHQITQYSGQDGNNDNQENSGN; encoded by the coding sequence ATGAAAATATTAATTGTCGAGGATGACGAGCTTGTCACCCATGTACTCGCCGCTGTCCTTACTAATCACAACTATGCAGTAGAAGTTGCTTTGGATGGTCAGGCAGCTTGGGATTTAATCCAAACTTTCGACTACGATCTCATTCTTCTAGATGTAATCTTACCGCAGATAGATGGAATTACTCTCTGTCGTCAAATTAGATCTCGCGGTCTGCGAATGCCAATTCTATTGTTAACGGGGTGCGATAGCAGTCACGAGAAGGCGATAGGGTTGGATGCAGGGGCAGATGACTACCTAGTTAAACCTTTTGACGAGGAGGAATTAGTTGCTCGTATCCGAGCACTGTTGCGTCGTGGCAGTTTAGTATCGCAACCAGTCTTAGAATGGGGTGATTTGCGGCTCGATCCCACAAGCTGTGAAGTAACCTATGCTGGGGAGTTACTGTCATTAACTCCTAAAGAATATGCATTATTGGAGTTATTGTTGCGAAATAGTCGCCGAGTGTTCAGCTGCGGCATGATTTTAGAGCATCTTTGGTCTTATGAAGACACACCAGGAGAAGAGGCTGTTCGTACCCACATCAAAGGATTACGGCAAAAATTAAAAGTTGTGGGAGCACCAGGAGATCTGATTGAAACAGTCTATGGCATTGGCTATCGTTTGAAACCACGCAAGGAGGAGGGGGAGAAGGGGAGAGGGGGAGAGGGGGAAAATGTCAGAATTAGCCCATCTCCTATTAGCGAGGAGACTCAACAGCAAACTATTTTTGCGATCGCCGAAGTTTGGAATCGCTTTAAAGGTAAGATTGAAAAACAGGTGGCGCTGCTGGAGCAAGCTGCTGGTGCTGCAAAGTGCAAGGCACTGAATCAAAAACTACGGAAACAGGCACTACAAGAAGCACATACGCTGGCAGGCTCTTTAGGGACTTTTGGTTTTTCTGTTGGCTCGAAACTGGCACGCAAAATTGAGCGGTTGCTCAAAGCTAATAAAGCTTTGAACGCGGACGAAACTACTCAGTTGCTTGAGTGGGTTCAGCAATTGCGCCAGGACATTGAGCGTCATGACCAAACTGCGCAATCTTCACTCCCCAATGAAGATGAACATCCTTTGCTGTTGGTGGTTGATAGCGATCGCGTTCTCGCCGAACAAATCCAACAAGAATCGGCTAACAGTGATTTTAGGGTGGCGATCGCCACTAACATCGAAACAGCGAGAAATAAGCTGTACCGAGAACATCCAACCGTGGTGCTGCTAGATCCTAATGTTTCCCCAGATCCCGAGGACAGCTTCAGCTTGCTAGCAGAATTGAAACAGCGTAAACCCCCAGTACCAGTGCTAGTTTTTACTGAGGAAAGCAATTTCAGCAACCGCTTGCAAGTAGCTCGCAATGGCGGACATTCTTTTTTACCAAAGCCGATGCCCGTTTCCCAAGTCCTGGAAGCAGTCACTCAAGTATTGCAAGAGGCTCCTCATGCAGAAGCGCATATATTGGCTGTAGATGATGACCCGAAGATAGGGGCACTGTTGCAAATATTACTTAAACCTTGGGGTATTAAAGTTACAACCCTAGAAGAACCGCGTCATTTCTGGGAAACTCTGCAAACAGTGGAGCCAGACTTACTCATTCTAGATGTGGAACTTCCAGAGATAAGTGGTATAGAAATTTGCCAGGTAGTACGCAACGACCCGCACTGGAGCGAGTTGCCAATATTGTTTTTGACAGTCCACAGCGATGCTGACATCGTTAATCAGGTTTTTGCAGTTGGTGCAGATGACTTTGTCAGCAAGCCCATAGTCGGGCCAGAACTCGTAACTAGGATTGTCAATCGCCTAGAACGGATTAAGTTACGGCGGCGAATGAGTGAAACTTACCCAAGAATAACAGAAGAGTCAAATGGGAGACACGGGGACGCACAGACAGAAGCGAAACTCAACACCCGCATTCGTCAACAAGCAACTGTAGCGCAATTGGGTCAATCAGCCTTGTTAGGCAAAGACCTCTCTAGCTTGATGGATGAAGCAGTCACACTGGTAGCAGAAAATTTGGGTGTTGAATATTGCAAACTGTTGGAATTGCTTCCTGATGGCAGTTCTCTACTGTTACGATCTGGTGTAGGCTGGCGAGAAGGACTAGTTGGTCAAGCAATTATCAACCTAGATTCTTCTAGTGCTGGTTATACTTTGCAGGTGCAACAGCCGATAATTATCGAACACCTACCTACAGAAACGCGGTTTCAGGGTTCTTTTTTATTACGAGAACATGGTGTAATTAGCGGCTTAAGCGTACCTATTCCCAAACGTAATGGTTCTTATGGTGTTTTGGGTGCGTATACTTCCAAGAAACAAACTTTTACACAACGTGATATTCATTTTGTTCAATCTATCGCCAACGTACTTTCAGCAGCTTTGGAGAGAAAACATACAGAGCAAGCATTACGCCAAGCTAAGGACGAATTGGAATTGCGAGTGGCGGAACGTACAGCTGAGTTAACTAGGATTAACGAGCAACTTCAATTAGAATTAAACCAGCGCCAACGCGCCCAAGAAGAGTTACGGAACTCGCAAGCCAGGTTTGCTGGCATAGTTGCGATTGCAGATAATGCGATTATTTCTATTGATGGCAACCAAAGGATTACTTTGTTTAACCAAGGAGCTGAGAAAATTTTTGGCTACACTGCACAGGAAGTACTGGGACAGCCCTTGGACTTACTCCTGCCATTAAAATACATTGAGGCACATCGGCAGTATGTGGCAGACTTTGGTAGATCCGCAAAAGTCGCTCGCCGGATGGGAGAACGCCGCGAAATTTACGGTCGTCGCAAAGATGGTACAGAATTTCCAGCAGAGGCTTCTATTTCTAAATTAAAACTGGGGGAAGAGACAGTATATACGGTTTACTTGCAAGATATCAGCGATCGCAAGCAAATTGAACGAATGAAAGATGAATTTGTTTCTATTGTCAGTCACGAACTCCGCACGCCCCTGACTTCAATTCATGGTTCATTGGGAATGTTGGCAAGTGGTTTGATTAAGCCAGACTCTGAACAGGGCAAACGCTTGCTGCAAATTGCTGTAGATAGTACGGAACGCTTAGTCAGGTTAATCAACGACATCCTCGACATCGAACGCATCGAGTCGGGCAAAGTCAAGATGGAAAAGCAAACCTGCAACGTTGTCGATCTGATTGCTGAAGCAGTAAACGTCATGCAACCTTTGGCAGATAAAGCAGGAGTTAGCCTATCAGTTTCTAGCTTATCTCAACAGATATGGGCAGATCCCGATCGCATTGTGCAAACCCTGACTAACCTACTCAGTAACGCTATTAAATTCTCACCTGCTGGTTCTACAGTTTGGTTGAGCACAGAGTTAGGGAATGGGCAAGGGGCACGGGGCATCGAGCATAGAAAAGATCCAATGCCCAATTCCCAATGCCCAATTCCCAATGCCCAATTCCCAACTCCCTATGTCCTTTTCCAGGTGAAAGACACCGGGCGCGGTATTCCAATTGATAAAATTGAAAGTATCTTTGAGCGCTTTCAACAGGTGGATTCTTCGGATGCTCGCAACCATGATGGTACTGGTTTGGGCTTAGCTATTTGTAAGAGTATTGTCCAACAGCATGGAGGTCGTATCTGGGTAGATAGCGAACTAGGCAAGGGTAGTAGTTTTTACTTTAGCTTGCCGATACTAAAGTTTTCTGACACTAGCGATTTAGAACCAAGTACTAGTGATAAATTGCCTTTAGTGTTAGTCTGTGATGACGATCCTGAGATTCGTAAAGAGTTACGAACACTTCTAGAAAAACGGCACTATCGCGTAGTGACGGTGGCTGATGGTGAAGAAGCGATCGCCGCTGCATCTAGCCAACGTCCAGATTTGATTTTATTAGATTTGCTGATGCCCGATATGAATGGTTGGGAAACAATGGCAGTTCTCAAGGAACGGGTAGATACTCAGGACATTCCCATTATTATTTGTAGTGTCTGCACGCCTACTGATACCAATCAACCAAATCAGGACTTTGTGAACTGGGTAAGTAAGCCTCTGGAAGAAAGCCTACTAGTTCAGTCGTTGCGACAAGCACTGACTAATTCCTCAAAACGAGTCCGCGTACTGCTAGTTGAAGACGATCCTGGCTTGGCAGAAGTTCTGCAAACCCTGTTTGAGCTTCATGATATTGCAACCGTTCATGCCAAAACTGGTAGAGAAGCAATTCGCCTCAGTCAAGAAGTCAATCCTGACTTGCTGATTCTCGACTTAATTTTGCCGGAGGGTGACGGATTTGCAGTGGTGGAATGGTTGCAGCAGCATAATCAACTTTGCAAAATTCCTCTGATGATTTACTCAGCAAGGGAACTAGAAGAATCTGAGAGACAGCGATTGAAGTTAGGACATACTGAATTTCTCAAAAAAGGACAGGTAACACCCCAAGAATTTGAACACCGGGTAATGAACTTACTGCACCAAATTACACAGTATTCCGGTCAGGACGGTAACAATGACAACCAAGAAAATTCTGGTAATTGA
- a CDS encoding adenosine-specific kinase, protein MELKSVAMEIPEASNIIIGQTHFIKTVEDLYEIMVGISPQVKFGIAFCEASGPCLIRVAGNDQNLQEVAIKNAQSLAAGHSFVILLKDAYPINFLNAIKQCPEVCNIYCATANPVQVIVAETEQGCGIVGVVDGFSPKGVESADDVKARKELLRKIGYKL, encoded by the coding sequence ATGGAACTCAAATCAGTAGCGATGGAAATACCTGAAGCGAGTAATATCATCATTGGTCAAACCCACTTTATTAAAACAGTGGAAGATTTATATGAAATAATGGTAGGAATATCTCCCCAGGTAAAATTTGGTATCGCTTTTTGTGAAGCATCCGGCCCGTGCTTAATTCGAGTAGCAGGCAACGATCAAAATCTCCAAGAAGTAGCAATAAAAAATGCCCAATCTCTAGCAGCTGGTCACAGCTTTGTCATTCTCTTAAAAGATGCGTATCCTATCAACTTTTTGAATGCTATCAAACAGTGCCCAGAAGTTTGTAATATCTACTGTGCTACAGCGAATCCAGTGCAGGTGATAGTTGCTGAAACAGAACAAGGCTGTGGCATTGTTGGGGTTGTGGATGGATTTTCACCCAAAGGTGTAGAAAGTGCTGATGATGTCAAAGCACGGAAAGAGCTTCTGCGTAAGATTGGTTATAAGCTCTAA
- a CDS encoding GNAT family N-acetyltransferase has translation MEVELIETQRLRGERISESHWQLWLNMGSNAEVMATLGGTWNQEKAWEKMKWNCEQWECYRHGQWVFFEKETGTFVGRGGIRRVTVNRNEEVELGYALMPKFWGKGLAVEIGKKILSIAFDQFCYPSMVCYTLVTNQSSERVMQKIGFSFEENIMHAGMPHVLYRYRNPKLNPTFV, from the coding sequence ATGGAAGTTGAGCTAATTGAAACGCAAAGGCTAAGAGGCGAAAGGATAAGCGAGTCTCATTGGCAATTGTGGCTTAACATGGGTTCCAATGCAGAGGTTATGGCTACGTTAGGAGGTACTTGGAATCAAGAAAAAGCCTGGGAGAAAATGAAGTGGAATTGTGAGCAATGGGAATGTTATAGGCATGGTCAGTGGGTGTTTTTTGAAAAAGAAACTGGCACATTTGTGGGACGGGGCGGCATCAGAAGGGTAACTGTAAATAGAAATGAAGAAGTTGAACTCGGCTATGCGCTGATGCCTAAATTCTGGGGTAAAGGTCTGGCAGTAGAAATTGGGAAAAAGATACTATCTATTGCATTTGATCAATTTTGTTATCCAAGTATGGTGTGTTACACATTAGTTACTAATCAAAGCTCTGAAAGAGTAATGCAAAAGATAGGATTTTCATTTGAAGAAAATATCATGCACGCTGGTATGCCGCACGTTTTGTATAGATACCGAAATCCAAAGCTGAACCCAACCTTTGTCTAA
- a CDS encoding host attachment protein — protein MNQVLVAVIDGTRARFLTLEQAELPEYESSPNLVEHKSLFNPVKELQGKELWANVKSGRNQGLSGQAHAYDDGRQQHVTEFERRFAQVIGNEILNFTQAKRIQRLLLIAEPHILGIVREVVTPLLPKNLQIQDLAKDLSKFKLKEIYEYLASKSLLPIRKQASG, from the coding sequence ATGAATCAAGTCCTGGTTGCTGTTATAGATGGAACTAGAGCTAGGTTTCTGACTTTAGAACAGGCAGAATTACCAGAATATGAGTCTAGCCCCAATTTGGTTGAACACAAAAGTCTATTTAATCCAGTTAAGGAACTACAAGGTAAAGAACTTTGGGCGAATGTTAAATCTGGACGCAATCAAGGTTTAAGTGGTCAAGCCCACGCCTATGATGATGGCCGCCAACAACATGTAACTGAATTTGAACGGCGGTTTGCTCAAGTCATTGGTAATGAAATCCTCAACTTCACTCAAGCTAAGCGCATCCAACGATTGCTATTAATAGCAGAACCGCATATTCTAGGAATCGTGCGAGAAGTTGTTACACCTTTACTACCCAAAAATTTACAGATCCAGGACTTAGCCAAGGATTTGAGCAAATTCAAGCTCAAAGAAATCTATGAATACTTAGCTAGCAAAAGTTTACTACCAATTCGCAAACAAGCTTCAGGCTAA
- a CDS encoding S-layer homology domain-containing protein, with the protein MRSLFGWSLTSTTLVAFGVTATTATQIISAPASAQVSEPTPTTPTTPTTPTTPTTPTTPTTPTTPTTPAPAVPAPTAPAPAAVSFPDVPADYWALPFIQGLAARNIITGFPDGTYKPDQPVTRAEIAAMFQRAFQLNPVRQLPPEGFRDVPPNYWAASAIRAAYEAGFMAGYPNNLFAPDQTVSKVQAIAALANGLNLTPTDSPENILNTYYTDAGQIPSYAVTQVAGATQANLVVNYPDVKTLNPQAGLTRAEAAAHLYQALVRLGQLPPLPTNVAAASYIVGGPGSTQQAASDILSLAESSNNFTTLISLIRAAGLENALRQPGPYTVFAPTDQAFAALPPETLQRLQQPENRETLLRVLNYHIVPNQVAPNQLSPGDLQTLEQRPVNVKIDPNTSQIAVNNAAVQASVQASNGYIYAIDNVLVPPDVSLDLDGEQQEEGVAVRRNYIGIGGNIGFGGDTALGSGNFAVLSKFGLTNNISVRPQAVIGDDTIVLVPITYDFAFQQASPFGGEGISIAPFAGAGVAISTNGDSDFGFLLTGGVDYPLSSQFMVTGVVNAAFVDETDVGIMIGVGYRF; encoded by the coding sequence ATGCGTAGTTTATTTGGCTGGTCATTAACGAGTACTACATTGGTAGCTTTTGGAGTCACAGCTACAACAGCGACCCAAATAATTTCCGCTCCGGCTTCAGCTCAGGTTAGTGAGCCTACACCGACAACCCCAACGACACCGACAACTCCAACTACACCGACAACCCCAACGACACCGACAACTCCAACTACACCAACTACACCAGCACCTGCTGTACCAGCACCTACAGCACCAGCACCTGCTGCTGTCTCCTTTCCTGATGTGCCAGCAGATTACTGGGCGCTGCCATTTATTCAAGGTTTAGCAGCAAGAAACATAATCACTGGCTTTCCCGATGGTACATACAAACCAGACCAGCCTGTAACTCGGGCTGAGATTGCTGCCATGTTCCAGAGAGCATTTCAGCTCAATCCAGTTCGGCAGTTACCACCGGAAGGGTTCAGAGATGTGCCTCCGAACTATTGGGCTGCTTCGGCAATTAGGGCTGCCTATGAAGCTGGATTTATGGCGGGTTATCCTAATAACTTGTTTGCGCCCGATCAGACAGTTTCTAAAGTTCAGGCGATCGCTGCTTTAGCCAATGGATTGAATTTAACTCCTACCGACTCCCCAGAAAATATTCTTAATACCTACTATACAGACGCTGGGCAGATCCCATCCTATGCAGTTACTCAGGTAGCAGGTGCAACGCAAGCCAATCTTGTAGTCAATTATCCTGATGTCAAAACGCTCAACCCGCAAGCAGGTTTAACCCGTGCGGAAGCAGCAGCTCATTTATATCAAGCCTTGGTGAGATTGGGACAGTTACCACCACTGCCAACCAATGTTGCAGCCGCCAGTTATATTGTGGGTGGCCCTGGTAGTACTCAACAAGCTGCAAGTGATATTCTTTCGTTGGCTGAGTCTAGTAATAACTTTACAACCCTGATTTCTTTAATCAGAGCAGCAGGTCTAGAGAATGCTCTTAGACAACCAGGCCCGTATACAGTTTTCGCTCCGACCGATCAGGCATTTGCAGCTTTGCCACCGGAAACTCTACAACGCTTACAGCAGCCCGAAAACAGAGAAACGCTGCTCAGGGTTTTAAATTATCATATCGTTCCCAATCAAGTAGCTCCTAACCAACTCTCGCCTGGCGATCTCCAAACCCTTGAGCAAAGACCTGTCAATGTTAAAATTGACCCTAATACCAGTCAAATTGCGGTGAACAATGCAGCTGTTCAAGCAAGCGTTCAAGCAAGTAATGGTTATATCTATGCGATTGATAACGTCCTCGTACCGCCTGATGTTTCGCTAGATCTGGATGGTGAACAACAAGAAGAAGGTGTTGCAGTTCGTAGAAACTATATTGGTATTGGTGGCAATATTGGTTTCGGTGGGGATACGGCTCTAGGTAGCGGTAACTTTGCAGTGTTGAGTAAATTTGGTTTGACAAATAATATATCCGTACGACCACAGGCTGTAATTGGAGACGACACTATCGTTCTAGTTCCCATCACTTACGACTTTGCGTTCCAACAAGCAAGTCCCTTTGGTGGAGAAGGCATTTCTATAGCTCCTTTTGCAGGTGCTGGTGTAGCCATTAGCACAAATGGTGACTCCGATTTTGGTTTTCTACTCACTGGTGGTGTAGATTATCCTTTATCTTCGCAATTTATGGTAACAGGTGTTGTCAATGCTGCTTTTGTGGATGAGACAGATGTGGGTATTATGATCGGAGTGGGTTACAGATTCTAA